One segment of Hemicordylus capensis ecotype Gifberg chromosome 8, rHemCap1.1.pri, whole genome shotgun sequence DNA contains the following:
- the LOC128333607 gene encoding endogenous retroviral envelope protein HEMO-like: MYLFWCLSCYFLCTWSIQHPHAPLLQTLADIANLNDCWLLCSHMASTEGDILNVVAIPVTLSWWITYPQTTEQPQYFSNYTTYWSWGKHRETIHFQGRSISYNSYGYTKRETLNRNALGIPDIKLSSHSLHPICIENRNGTGKFLGVNPYHSCTHIVSFNSTDRTWFSQHRENELECFHIPFDLGIPTSLREFLFLNFTDSEWITVSKALNLYNSSIYLTKGLGLCQQANQTDHVCEGSSFNTHTPWFDIWVTIACAYPEKVSKTWKHLFSNAGKDIVDLCSHYVNLPRSGNNLIVALPAGLYWVCGNRAYHALPPGWTGRCAPAHSAPTIYVKPSLNASQVLNLGSLLHRTRSEAKINYVPNPLATQNTKCHQWTRTILPRFGINQLEKAIINISRQIELSFNQTLLALTDMGTEINSLGEVVMQNRRALDILTAQEGGASAVLGEVCCFYVNETGSITAHVQNLKDQLQIWHNMGKENPMDIWAWLTSWLPNWGLWAQKIIIIIVCIFLLLIITCCCLQCIPTLFQWFMKAFRPHHSLGPKYTSVPLQALMRAS, encoded by the coding sequence ATGTATCTCTTTTGGTGTTTATCATGTTATTTCTTGTGTACATGGTCAATTCAACACCCACACGCTCCACTTTTACAGACTTTAGCTGACATTGCCAACTTAAATGACTGCTGGCTATTATGCAGTCACATGGCAAGCACAGAAGGGGATATTTTAAATGTAGTGGCCATTCCAGTCACACTTAGCTGGTGGATTACTTATCCACAAACCACAGAACAGCCCCAGTATTTTTCAAATTACACTACATATTGGTCTTGGGGAAAACACAGAGAAACAATTCACTTCCAGGGAAGAAGCATTAGTTATAATAGCTATGGATACACTAAAAGGGAAACTCTCAACAGAAATGCCCTTGGTATCCCGGATATTAAGCTTTCAAGCCACAGCTTGCATCCTATCTGCATTGAAAATAGAAATGGTACAGGGAAGTTTTTGGGAGTGAATCCCTACCACAGCTGTACACATATAGTGTCCTTTAACAGCACGGACAGAACATGGTTCTCTCAACACAGAGAGAACGAGCTAGAGTGTTTTCATATTCCTTTTGATTTAGGAATACCTACTTCTCTTagagaatttctttttcttaacttcACAGACTCAGAGTGGATCACTGTTTCAAAAGCCCTGAACCTTTATAATTCTTCCATATATCTTACAAAAGGTCTTGGCCTTTGTCAACAGGCAAACCAAACTGATCATGTTTGTGAAGGCTCTAGTTTTAACACGCACACGCCTTGGTTTGACATCTGGGTGACTATTGCATGTGCTTATCCAGAGAAAGTGTCAAAAACATGGAAGCATTTGTTTAGCAATGCAGGTAAAGACATTGTGGATTTGTGTAGCCATTATGTCAATCTACCTCGTTCAGGAAACAACTTAATTGTTGCCTTACCAGCAGGCCTTTATTGGGTCTGTGGGAACAGAGCCTATCATGCATTACCCCCAGGATGGACAGGCAGATGTGCaccagcccattcagcacctacCATTTATGTGAAACCTTCACTTAATGCATCACAAGTTCTTAATCTTGGAAGCTTGTTACACAGAACACGAAGTGAAGCCAAAATCAATTATGttccaaatcctttagctacacaaaacacaaagtgccATCAATGGACAAGAACCATACTACCTAGGTTCGGAATTAATCAACTAGAAAAAGCTATAATTAATATTTCCAGACAAATCGAACTCTCATTTAACCAGACTCTGTTAGCCTTAACTGATATGGGCACAGAGATAAATTCATTAGGAGAAGTAGTCATGCAGAATCGTAGAGCTTTAGATATTCTCACAGCTCAAGAAGGAGGAGCTAGCGCAGTCCTAGGTGAAGTTTGCTGTTTTTATGTCAATGAGACTGGATCCATCACTGCTCATGTTCAAAATCTTAAAGATCAACTTCAAATATGGCATAACATGGGAAAGGAAAACCCTATGGATATATGGGCATGGCTCACTTCTTGGTTACCCAATTGGGGATTGTGGGCACAGAAGATAATCATAATTATcgtatgtatttttcttttattgataatcacatgttgctgcttgcaATGCATTCCAACTTTATTTCAATGGTTTATGAAAGCTTTTAGACCCCATCACAGTTTGGGACCTAAATACACATCCGTACCCTTACAAGCATTGATGAGGGCATCCTGa